The following DNA comes from Kitasatospora sp. NBC_01287.
CGTGGGACTGCGCGAGGTCGCTCTCGGCATCGAGTCCGGGTCGGAGCGCATCCTGCACGCGATGGACAAGCGGATCACCCCAGCGATGACGCACGACGTGACCCGCCGGCTACTGGAGCGCGGTATCGGCGTGAAGGGCTACTTCATCCTGGGCTACCCGGGGGAGAGCCGCGAAGACGCCCTGATGACGATCCGCCACATCCACGACCTCTGGGCGCTCGCGGACCGCTCGGAGGGGACCTTCCGGGCCAGCGTGTTCACCTTCCGCCCCTACCCCGGCAGCCCCATCTGGGCAGAGCTGGTCAAGCAGGGCTACGACCCCGTCCAGATGCAGACCTACAGCGACGTCGACCTGACCGAACACGGCGCCATCGAGGAACTGCGCGGACGCGACGAGTTCAATTTCACCACCGGCCAGCAGTTCGGCGACGTCCCCCTGAGCCAGCTGAACACCTGGCTGGCCGAACTGTCGAGGGAACAGTACGACCGCACCCACGCCCAGGAGGTGACCGCATGACCAGCATCCGCCCGCCGGGTCTGCTGATCACCGTGGACGGCCCCAGCGGCCTGGGCAAGTCCACCACCATCGCCGCCACCCGCACCGCCCTCGAAGTAGCAGGGCACACGGTGCACATCGCGACCGGCCCCTCCAGCAGCGCGTTCGGTCTCGCGGTCCGCACCGTAGCCAACGAGATGACTGGCAACGCCCTGGCCCTGGCCGTCGCCGCCGACCGGCTCCACCAGCGCGACACCGAGATCCGCCCCCACCGCCACGTCGGCCACACCGTGCTGTGCGACCGCTACCTGCCCTCCACGCTGGTCCTCCAGCGCGCCGACGGAGTCGCCACCGACTTCCTGCTCACCATCAACCACGGCGTGGACATTCCGGACCTCGCGGTCATCCTCCTCGCCGACCCGGACACGGTGCAGCGCCGCCTAGCCAGCCGAGGTACCCGTCACCGCTTCGAGCTTGACGCCGCAAGCACCGCCCGCGAACTCGACCTCTACCAGCAGGCCGTGCCCATCCTCACCCGCCTCGGCTACCCGATCCACACCATCGACACCACCGGCCTCACCCCAGAGCAGATCGCCCAGAAGATCCTGCGATCTGCCAACACCACCCACCCGGCCGCCAGCAACACCAGCGCGGCCCTGGAGAGTTAGAGATTCCATGAGCAACACCCATACCCTGCCCCCCGTCGTCGACATGCACGTGCTCGTGCGCACCGAGGACGGCAAGCTCCTGCTCTCGCAGCGAGGCGGCCCCTACGGCTACGGCCAGTGGCACGCCCCGAGCGGCAAGCTCGACCCCGGCGAGACCCCCGTCGAAGGCGCTGCCCGCGAGCTGCTGGAAGAGACCGGCCTGACCGTCGATCCGGCTGATCTCACGCTGGTGCACACCGTGGTGCACTACCAGAGCGCCGACACCGCGCACCGCCTCGGGTTCTTCTACGAGGCCACCACGTGGCGCGGTGAACCGGTGAACCGCGAGCCCGCCAAGTGCCTGGACCTGCGATGGTTCGCCGACCACGACCTGCCGGAGGAGCTGATCCCCTACCCGGCGGCAGGGCTGCACGGCGCCCTCACCGACCGGGGAGGTCTGACCTTCCACAACTGGCCGGCGGCCTGACCCCGACTCGGGGCCGCTGCGTTCCCTGAGCAGCCACCAGCGCCGCAGTGCGCCCGGTTGCGGCCCGATCGGGTCGCAACCGGCGCTTGCCCGTTGACCGTTGTCGCCTCAACCGGCAGCGCCCAGGCTGCGCGAGCCGTCCGAGTCGAAGAGTGCTCCGGCGCAGGCTGGCCAGGTCCTTGAATTCCGAAGGCTGCCCCTGCCACCCGAGCCCCTTGATCGCCGCACGCTCTACGACGACGCCACCAGATTGGAGACCACGATGTCCTGGGTTCCGCCGGAGGAGTACCTGCCCACGATCCCGTCCGGAAAGGCATACGCCGCGCTCTACCTGACCGACGAACACGGCCACCCCCTGCTACTCCGCTCCGTCCACCGGCCCCAGGAGTGGCAGATCCCGGGAGGGAACTTCGAGCACGCGGACCTCGAAGCCGGTCCCGGTCACTGCGCCTGGCGAGAGGCGGTGGAGGAGACCGGGCTCGACCTGCCGCCGCAGGCCGGCCCGCTGCTGGCCCTCATCTATGTGAGGCCCACCACAACCTGGCCGTTCAAGATCGGAATGGTCTTCGACGGAGGCGAACTGACCACCCAGCAGATCGCCGGAATCCGGATCGACCCGGAAGAGCACAGCGAGTTCCGTCTGCAGCCGATCGAGCATCGAAAGGACGCGGACAACGATCCCGAGCTGCCCACCGTCCTGGCATGCGCCGAGGCGCGCCGCACCGGCCGCACCTCCTACCTCATCCGCTGACCCGGCACCAGCCTGCTCACCGCACAGCCGCCAGCGCCGACCGGACCCTCGACAGCAGCTCCTCCACGCCCGGAGCAGGTCACCGGGCCAGCGCACGACCCACCCTCTCGGGCTCCTCACCGACCGCTCGCGGAGCCCAACACCCGCCGCGCACCATCCAGAGAGGTCACCTGACCATGCACGACGAGCACCCCGCCGCCCGGCGTCGTGGCGCGCGCCACGACGGGGCCCGACCGGCGATCGTCATAGGGAACACGCGGGCAGGTGCCTGATGCCGGACGTGCGAACAGACAACGGGATCAGCGGCCACGCCCGGGTCGACGCAGCAGTCATGGCCGGGAACGTCAACGGCGGCATCCACTTCCACCCAGCCGCTCCGGCCACCCGCCTGCTCAAGGCCCGCCAGCTGGCGCCCGTCACGGCAGCGTGGACGAACCGCACCGCGGACATCGAGCGGCTTCACGCCATACGGCTGGACTGTCCCGACTACGCGGTCCCGATCGTCGTGATCACCGGCCCGAGCGGCGTCGGCAAGTCTGGACTGGCCGCCCGCTGGGGCCACGTCGTCGCGGACGACTACCCGGACGGCCAGATCGTCGTGGACCTGCGCGGTTCCGCTTCGACCGGGCCAGCGACCACCGCCGAGGTGCTCCGGTCGATGCTGCGCGCACTCGGCATCGGCCTGGACAGCCACTTGACGTGGGACGAGCACGAGCTGATCGGACTGTGGCGCTCGGCGAGCGCCGACCTGCAGCTGCTGGTACTGCTGGAGGACGCCGCTGGGGCCGAGCAGGTCCTCCCGCTGGTGCCCGGCGGTCCGGGCTGCCTCGTCATGCTGACCAGCCGCCGACCGCTCGCCCAGCTCATCGCTCACGGAGCGGTCCACCACCACGTCCTCCCGTTGTCCGCCGCCGCTGCGATTCAGTTCCTGGCCCGGTGCGCGGGAGCAGACCGCATCGCGCGGGAGCCGCAGGCCGCCGCCGAGCTGGCCGCTGCCTGCGGCTACCTGCCACTGCCACTCGCGCTAATCGGCGCGGACCTCGCGCTGAACCCTGGGCGCCGGGTAATCGAAGTTGCCCGCTCGCTCGCCCGACCGCCCTTGGCCAACCCCTCGTCACTGCACAGCAGATCGGAGCGCCCCGTGACACCGGCTCTCGACCACACCTATGAGGCTCTGCCCTCCGCCAGTGCCTGCTTCTACCGCCAGCTGTCCGCACTGCCGGTACCCGACTTCGACGGGGCCATGGCCGCCGCGGCTGCCGGGCTCACCGCCACGCAGGCCGCCGCGCACCTGGCCGCGCTGAGCGAGCGTGGCCTACTGGACGACGCCGGCCAGGCGCCCGTTCGAGGTCCCCTGTTCCGGATGCGCGACGAAGTCCGTGACCACGCCCGCCAGATGGCCACCGATGAGGACGGCACCGCAGCGACTGAGGCAGTACTTCGCTCCTACATCGACTGGCTGCTCGCCGCGACAACCACCGCCGAGCGGATGCTCACCCCCCACCACCTCCGCCTGGACCGCACCTACCGCTACCCGCCTGCCATGCCCATGCGCTTCGACAACCACGCCGAGGCACTGTCCTGGCTGGAGACCCAACTCCCATCGTTCACCTCGGTTCTGGCCGCCGCAGCCGCAGCCGGCTGGGACTCCAGCGTCTGGCAGTTGGTGCACGCGATGTACCCGGCCTGGCACCGGCTACGGCCAACGGCCCTGCAGATCACCACACACGAGCTGGGGCTTGCCGCGGCCCAGCGCGACGGCAACCGGCTGGCACAGGCCGAGATGGCCAGCGCCGGTGCTGGCGGACTTCGCGCCGCAGGCCGTTACGACGAGGCCGTGGCGCTCCTGACGTTCGCGCTCAAGCTGGCCGAGGAGGACGGCGACGAGCGCGGGCAAGCACAGTACCTGCTCGGCATCGGGTCCAGCCTGCACGCAGGTGAACGCTACGACGAGGCGGCGCCGCACCTGTTGGCTGCGAAGGAGCGGTTCGAGGCGCTTGGACGCTGGCGCAGCGCCGCACTGGCACAGATCTTGCTCGGCTCGATCGCCAGCTTCCTTGGCCGGTTCGAGGTCGCGTTCCAGCTGCTGACCCAAGCGCGCCAGAGGCTGGTGGAGGTGGGAGA
Coding sequences within:
- a CDS encoding dTMP kinase; translated protein: MTSIRPPGLLITVDGPSGLGKSTTIAATRTALEVAGHTVHIATGPSSSAFGLAVRTVANEMTGNALALAVAADRLHQRDTEIRPHRHVGHTVLCDRYLPSTLVLQRADGVATDFLLTINHGVDIPDLAVILLADPDTVQRRLASRGTRHRFELDAASTARELDLYQQAVPILTRLGYPIHTIDTTGLTPEQIAQKILRSANTTHPAASNTSAALES
- a CDS encoding NUDIX domain-containing protein; protein product: MSNTHTLPPVVDMHVLVRTEDGKLLLSQRGGPYGYGQWHAPSGKLDPGETPVEGAARELLEETGLTVDPADLTLVHTVVHYQSADTAHRLGFFYEATTWRGEPVNREPAKCLDLRWFADHDLPEELIPYPAAGLHGALTDRGGLTFHNWPAA
- a CDS encoding NUDIX domain-containing protein, which codes for MSWVPPEEYLPTIPSGKAYAALYLTDEHGHPLLLRSVHRPQEWQIPGGNFEHADLEAGPGHCAWREAVEETGLDLPPQAGPLLALIYVRPTTTWPFKIGMVFDGGELTTQQIAGIRIDPEEHSEFRLQPIEHRKDADNDPELPTVLACAEARRTGRTSYLIR
- a CDS encoding NB-ARC domain-containing protein, whose product is MRTDNGISGHARVDAAVMAGNVNGGIHFHPAAPATRLLKARQLAPVTAAWTNRTADIERLHAIRLDCPDYAVPIVVITGPSGVGKSGLAARWGHVVADDYPDGQIVVDLRGSASTGPATTAEVLRSMLRALGIGLDSHLTWDEHELIGLWRSASADLQLLVLLEDAAGAEQVLPLVPGGPGCLVMLTSRRPLAQLIAHGAVHHHVLPLSAAAAIQFLARCAGADRIAREPQAAAELAAACGYLPLPLALIGADLALNPGRRVIEVARSLARPPLANPSSLHSRSERPVTPALDHTYEALPSASACFYRQLSALPVPDFDGAMAAAAAGLTATQAAAHLAALSERGLLDDAGQAPVRGPLFRMRDEVRDHARQMATDEDGTAATEAVLRSYIDWLLAATTTAERMLTPHHLRLDRTYRYPPAMPMRFDNHAEALSWLETQLPSFTSVLAAAAAAGWDSSVWQLVHAMYPAWHRLRPTALQITTHELGLAAAQRDGNRLAQAEMASAGAGGLRAAGRYDEAVALLTFALKLAEEDGDERGQAQYLLGIGSSLHAGERYDEAAPHLLAAKERFEALGRWRSAALAQILLGSIASFLGRFEVAFQLLTQARQRLVEVGDQLDAARALAWLADAHSRHGEFERAQELLSQAGAEFGEVSRHWQARVVELHGQAAEREGLPDRARELYEDSRCRFDALASSRDTARLVDRLSALGAG